The genomic interval TCCAGTCTCAGTTCCGTTTCCTGGCACGATATTCACCACTCCAGGTGGGAAACCAGCTTTTGCAGTTAATTCTGCGAATTTCAAAGCTGTTAAAGGTGAAGCTTGTGCTGGTTTCATTACCACAGTGTTGCCTGCTGCCAAGCAAGCTGCCATCTTCCAAGAAAGCATCATCAAAGGATAATTCCAAGGAGTAACCAGGCCACAGACACCAATAGGCTCTTTTCGGGTGAAGGTTAAATTACGATTTGGTCTGGCATGAGTTATTGGTATGGTAGAGCCTTGAATCTTATCACACCAACCAGCGAAATATCTCCAAGTTTCGATGGACATTCCTATATGGGTCTTCAAGGCTAATGTATATACCGCACCAGAATCTATGCTCTCTATAGTTGCTAATTCTTCTTTATGTTCTTCCATTAGGTCTgctaatctgaaaaaaaattattgattcaaaattaattaaaacaaataaaaatttgcaatcgaaaatatttacttgaaaAGAAGAACTCCACGCTCTCTGGCGCTAATTTTGCTCCATTCTCCTTCTTCAAAAGCTTTCTTGGCTGCCTTAACTGCCTTGTCCACATCCTCCACAGTGCCGGTTTCAACAGaacaaataattgtttcgTCATGAGGATTAATTGTGTCTATAGGATTTCCATGGCCATTTACAAATTctccattaataaataattgtctaGGGAATTTCAGAGTCATATTGTTCGTTTGTACTTCCACAGCATCGTATTTGATTTCTTTAGAGGTAGAAATACCTCGTGCTGTTAAAACtactttatttacaaattgaatgaaaaccGGAGACATGAAGACGtcgatattttgcaaaattactCCCAAATTGTCTTTTACCTCTTCTACTAATCTTATAACATCCATACTTCCTGcacctgtaaaaaaaaaatattttaaatttttcaatgatctttctttcatcaaatatgtttttggtttaattttaatatcttaccGCAAGCAAAGAAGTCTGTATCCTCGTTAACGTCCATGTTTAGAATACCTTCCCAAGTCCGCTTCAAGGattctatcattttttgtTCCTCTGCAGTAAATTCAATTATGGTATCTTCACTTTTCTGACCAAATTTGCTTGCAAGAATAGTTCTAGTTCCAACTTTCATTCTTTCCACATTGACAAAGTGATTATCAACAGCTTTAATTAACAGTCCATCCTTATGAATGATGCCCAATCTATCCTCTACATTCACTTCAATCTCGTGTTCGGGTATTTGATCATCATTCCATAAGATAGAACCAAATAGACGAACTTCTTCACCATCGATAATAGTCCAGGCACCTGGAGTGCTATCAAGACTACGTATGAAATCATGAACTTGTTTTGCGGGCTTAGTCCAGTCTATTTTTTgaagttcttttttattcatcatagGATCGTAAGTGGCTCCCTCTTCCGTTTGAGGAATCATAGGAGCGGTTCCTTTAGCTACAAGATTTACAGCCTCCGCCATGGCCTTAATTCCTTCGGGATACAAAAAGTTATTGTACAAAGAATCCAAAGTATCATTGGAGTTTACTTTACATGATCTTTGGAGCAAGATTGGTCCAGTATCGAGACCATCATCGGCCCAGAAAATAGAGAAACCTGCTGTGTCATCTCCTTCTATCAGAGTcctaagaaaaataagaaaaaaaaaaaaaaaacataagaagattattatttttgcatgaTAAACTTGAATTACAGGAAAGAATGATTGCACAgtgattcttgaaaatttatcggtTTTCTTATCATCATATTCATTAAACGAGAAAGCTAAGAATAAACATGTATTATACGTTTCGATTGCACACGAAAACGGAGTCGAACCAGTTTCAAGATAAGCTTGCGTTTCAATTCACAGTGTCTTATtactcctccttctctttcttgcCGCCAGTGGTACTCTTTTGCTAAGATAAGCGATTAAGAATTTACATAATAGTTCATAAACATTCTTCTATATTACATTAGGCAATTTCAATCGTGTAACATAGTACGTATTAAAAGAACTAACCAGGTAATAGCACTAGCTCCTCTATGTCTTGGTAGTAAAGATGGATGGTAACATATACTGCGATGACGAGGATGATTGATGACCTCCATGGGAATGAATTGACTGCAGAATGGAAGAACATTTAAATCAACTTCGATTCCTTTATATAACTGAAGCACTTCCGGCAAGGTCACTCCTTTGCTTCTCCAAGATTTGATCTTAAAAACTGGAGTATTATCGATTTTTGCTGTTATGGCTGTAAAAAGCAAAATgtcaaaatgttaataatatctgtcgatcgatataaattttttctgaaatatataatttttgtataattaccCAGAGGATCTTCTCGATTCCCTTTGTCAGGAATGGTAAAGACCCCTGTGATTTGATGACCGTTCAGTTTCAGAAGTTTGTAAACCTCGGCTGCGAAGTTGCTTTGACCGATTATTGCCACTTTGAGTTGCGCCATTGTCGTCTAAATActcaagatattttaatttttattctgctaatatttaataatgttttttcttaTGAAAGAGTATAGTGAAacgtaatgaaatattaaaataaaataattaaattaaaaaattaaaaaataaagatcatAAGATACATGTAATTGTAAAGAcacaaacttttaaaaattaaaatgattatagttaattatataattaattatataattaaatattatagttaaattattagtaaatataaaaatatataattataaacagaaataaatatgatagtaaaaaaaaaaaaataaatattttaattcaatatacgGATTCATAACAATTCTTTATGACCTCACTATactcattttaataaatctctctttatatatatagtattattattcttcaattgACCCAATACCAAATATTAATCATGCCGTTATAGCAAACATTATGCagcatataatatacatacctATTTGTTCCGCGATCTCTTCTAACTTTCACTGTACTTTCAAGTGAACTGCAAAGAGAAGACATAGTAAAGAAGCTGTGCAAAGGAAAAGTTGTTACAAGATAGGGAGGAGAATAAATGGAATTACTCTTCTATTTCTACAATGACCATGTTATTAgcattaaatgtattatcatCTACTATCACCAAATGTATCCAATATGCTATCACCCAATCGTTATTCTAATTTCTACcatttatgtttaaattattcgaataataaagcaatattttatacaatatgtatttacaaattttagcATTTTATCTTACGGTATTTACGACGTAGGAGCGTATTGAAAGGAAATTCTTCAGGAACagcattagaaaattaatattttcgattttccgATTGTATAGAAATACATTCACTTCACTGACTGTTTCGACGATTAAGCAACACTTGTGACTATCGAACTGAAACGCGCTAAAACGTGTAACGTTTATATAAGCTGGCTGTATCAGTAACCAGggtcaagaaatttttttttaactcttctgtatatttatctgtatattacgattattattttgatttttatcagCTACATGGATTTCCCAGTGCATCcccttaaaaatataatgcgtTAATGAATTTCAGATATGTGAAAGTATGGACAAAAAACAATAGAATAGTAtagtaataattgtaatatattaagaataatattgtacGTTATCAACCAacgaaaatatcaaatattaaatataccatAAATTAATCGGGAATTATTAGGATTATGTAGCATATTCTGATAtgaacttatattttatacatcatgtaataatctatatatctatataataaaaagcacgctcattttgaatatatatatatgaatagaattaataataaatatttagaaatttaaattatttattatatacaatacataattagagaaataaattatattttcaaaaaagattcttgattgaaaatagaaaaaattaaatatttaatataatttataaaatacttaaacatattaagaattaataatttttattagatctaTTATAGTAAATTACAAGTTTTAACTGGTTCGAACGAGTCTGAATGAAAGATTCCCCCCTATCAATTGGTCATAGGTTATCAATATGATGTTTACATGATCAGTTTCTTACTGGTTTTAATCGGTTTAGGTCACATGCATCTAAAAGCTTGGGTcaagatgaatgaaaaaataatgtaagttTTCGATTATGATATTAGCAgcgcaatttcaaaaaatcagaatagatttaaaaatattgtacagTCTTTTATTATATCCCTGATCTTGTACATGTTTTAATCACGAACAGATcgattatatactattatatattattaggtatatactatatatacatataatattattattttaacgaaataaaattaattgggaaaataaatttatacagatcgaatatttaatatcttggaACTTTAAATTCTGATGCACCATCCAATACTGTCGTgggttttcttttattcataatattctgaattttcTGCCATTCTCTATCTAATTCagctttttcattcttttctttattatattttcttgttcttcttccATCAGCCATTTTTACACCATATTGAAATGCTGCCTTTGGTAAGgcttctttattattcatatattcactGTATTCTTCAGGTGTATCAAAATCCCATCTGCCA from Apis mellifera strain DH4 linkage group LG8, Amel_HAv3.1, whole genome shotgun sequence carries:
- the LOC551401 gene encoding cytosolic 10-formyltetrahydrofolate dehydrogenase isoform X2 — protein: MAQLKVAIIGQSNFAAEVYKLLKLNGHQITGVFTIPDKGNREDPLAITAKIDNTPVFKIKSWRSKGVTLPEVLQLYKGIEVDLNVLPFCSQFIPMEVINHPRHRSICYHPSLLPRHRGASAITWTLIEGDDTAGFSIFWADDGLDTGPILLQRSCKVNSNDTLDSLYNNFLYPEGIKAMAEAVNLVAKGTAPMIPQTEEGATYDPMMNKKELQKIDWTKPAKQVHDFIRSLDSTPGAWTIIDGEEVRLFGSILWNDDQIPEHEIEVNVEDRLGIIHKDGLLIKAVDNHFVNVERMKVGTRTILASKFGQKSEDTIIEFTAEEQKMIESLKRTWEGILNMDVNEDTDFFACGAGSMDVIRLVEEVKDNLGVILQNIDVFMSPVFIQFVNKVVLTARGISTSKEIKYDAVEVQTNNMTLKFPRQLFINGEFVNGHGNPIDTINPHDETIICSVETGTVEDVDKAVKAAKKAFEEGEWSKISARERGVLLFKLADLMEEHKEELATIESIDSGAVYTLALKTHIGMSIETWRYFAGWCDKIQGSTIPITHARPNRNLTFTRKEPIGVCGLVTPWNYPLMMLSWKMAACLAAGNTVVMKPAQASPLTALKFAELTAKAGFPPGVVNIVPGNGTETGNAICEHLLIRKLGFTGSTQIGQSIMKSCANSNLKKVSLELGGKSPLVIFEDTDLQQAIKIAMSSVFFNKGENCIAAGRLFVEETIHDEFLQRIVEETKKISIGNPLDRSTAHGPQNHKAHLNKLLKFVERGVKEGAKLIYGGKRLDRPGWYFEPTIFTDVKDDMYIAKEESFGPIMVISKFSSKNIDDMIARANNTEYGLASGILTKDISKALRFAEKIEAGTVFINTYNKTDVAAPFGGFKMSGFGKDLGQEALNEYLKTKTITVEY
- the LOC551401 gene encoding cytosolic 10-formyltetrahydrofolate dehydrogenase isoform X1; protein product: MLFLKNFLSIRSYVVNTTTMAQLKVAIIGQSNFAAEVYKLLKLNGHQITGVFTIPDKGNREDPLAITAKIDNTPVFKIKSWRSKGVTLPEVLQLYKGIEVDLNVLPFCSQFIPMEVINHPRHRSICYHPSLLPRHRGASAITWTLIEGDDTAGFSIFWADDGLDTGPILLQRSCKVNSNDTLDSLYNNFLYPEGIKAMAEAVNLVAKGTAPMIPQTEEGATYDPMMNKKELQKIDWTKPAKQVHDFIRSLDSTPGAWTIIDGEEVRLFGSILWNDDQIPEHEIEVNVEDRLGIIHKDGLLIKAVDNHFVNVERMKVGTRTILASKFGQKSEDTIIEFTAEEQKMIESLKRTWEGILNMDVNEDTDFFACGAGSMDVIRLVEEVKDNLGVILQNIDVFMSPVFIQFVNKVVLTARGISTSKEIKYDAVEVQTNNMTLKFPRQLFINGEFVNGHGNPIDTINPHDETIICSVETGTVEDVDKAVKAAKKAFEEGEWSKISARERGVLLFKLADLMEEHKEELATIESIDSGAVYTLALKTHIGMSIETWRYFAGWCDKIQGSTIPITHARPNRNLTFTRKEPIGVCGLVTPWNYPLMMLSWKMAACLAAGNTVVMKPAQASPLTALKFAELTAKAGFPPGVVNIVPGNGTETGNAICEHLLIRKLGFTGSTQIGQSIMKSCANSNLKKVSLELGGKSPLVIFEDTDLQQAIKIAMSSVFFNKGENCIAAGRLFVEETIHDEFLQRIVEETKKISIGNPLDRSTAHGPQNHKAHLNKLLKFVERGVKEGAKLIYGGKRLDRPGWYFEPTIFTDVKDDMYIAKEESFGPIMVISKFSSKNIDDMIARANNTEYGLASGILTKDISKALRFAEKIEAGTVFINTYNKTDVAAPFGGFKMSGFGKDLGQEALNEYLKTKTITVEY